The following coding sequences are from one Candidatus Borkfalkia ceftriaxoniphila window:
- a CDS encoding ABC transporter substrate-binding protein — MKKILAVMLAFVFCLGIFAGCGKKDNGDDNPPDKEVYVPTEDEQTKALVFGIDGADGVFSPFFSSAAYDSEIVGQTQLGMLTTDNGELKSGDNYACVAKDHRSVYLDSQGNEIKNASDAKFTRYDFIIKKGLKFSDGVDLTIKDVLFNLYVYLDPVYTGSATIYSTDIVGLNEYRTQSKDESANDALEEQAAVNAQTRLKRASDWLNNQALLEDTPNGKYEELTAEQKKQYVMGLEKYEAEINKDIEFFIPYYRQEVEGNYQSAISSFEDDRKNTYAYDDGEYWQSFLYMYGIIDIAYNAKGEPIKTTVGTGDDKVELYTFNFADDPTMTNGCKWVKDYIEEYDAENWENMSGATTLEKHNNAKMEAAIELVYSTTVGANDENGKFKYEYSQFALTILSSGSTNTLLTEMQADEKSKIIDNTAGDNLVRSISGITTSKVDTFAGEKLDGEYDMLSIKIKNVDPKAIWNFAFTVAPLHYYSYAGAGDEGEWNVKNNFGVRYNDTDFMNNVLKDSEKLGVPVGAGPYKASKERGLGENELYPSKNEFKKNNRVYYERNTYFDLVDGKKGGEIQNAKVKYLQYQIVNSNFLLDSLSEKEIDVGNVNATAANVKRINGIDYLKGDTTRTNGYGYVGINAAKIADVWMRRAIMKAMDTTIISNGYYNGGLCDLIYRPISMESWAYPKNDAAERPYAFTDDLGYEVDYVYDGSGADIAKMLAAHGYQVSNDNKVLADPDGNKLPKITFTIAGESNDHPAWQMFKNAENVLEGIGFTIDVKTDQFALQKLSKGELTVWAAAWSSTIDPDMYQVYHKDSNAGSTLNWGYRAIKADKQKYAYEWGVIEELSDLIDRARTFIEEPPRKDIYAKALDLIMELAVEMPTYQRNDLTVYNISKIDTKTVNQNPTSYDGIFAKIWEVGYVR; from the coding sequence ATGAAAAAGATTTTGGCAGTCATGCTTGCTTTTGTTTTCTGTCTCGGCATCTTTGCCGGTTGCGGGAAAAAGGATAATGGAGACGATAATCCGCCCGATAAGGAAGTGTACGTTCCCACGGAAGACGAGCAGACAAAAGCGTTGGTATTCGGGATCGACGGCGCGGACGGCGTATTCAGCCCCTTCTTTTCCAGCGCCGCGTACGATTCTGAGATTGTAGGCCAGACGCAACTCGGTATGCTCACTACGGATAACGGCGAACTGAAAAGCGGCGATAATTATGCCTGCGTGGCGAAAGATCATCGCAGCGTTTATTTGGATAGTCAGGGAAACGAGATCAAAAATGCGAGCGACGCAAAGTTTACCCGCTATGATTTTATTATTAAAAAAGGCCTTAAATTCTCCGACGGCGTCGATCTGACGATCAAAGACGTTCTTTTCAACCTTTACGTGTATCTCGATCCCGTCTATACGGGCAGCGCCACCATCTATTCGACGGATATCGTGGGGCTGAACGAATACAGAACGCAGTCCAAAGACGAAAGCGCGAACGACGCGCTCGAGGAACAGGCGGCCGTCAACGCGCAGACGCGTTTGAAACGCGCATCCGACTGGCTGAACAACCAGGCGCTCCTCGAAGATACGCCGAACGGAAAATACGAAGAACTCACTGCCGAACAGAAGAAACAGTACGTAATGGGTTTGGAAAAATACGAAGCCGAAATCAACAAGGATATCGAATTTTTCATTCCGTATTACCGTCAGGAAGTAGAGGGGAATTATCAGTCAGCAATTTCCTCGTTTGAAGACGACCGCAAAAATACTTACGCTTATGACGATGGCGAATACTGGCAGTCTTTCCTGTATATGTACGGCATTATCGACATCGCGTACAACGCGAAGGGCGAACCCATAAAAACGACGGTCGGCACGGGCGATGACAAAGTCGAACTATATACGTTCAACTTTGCCGACGATCCTACCATGACCAACGGCTGCAAATGGGTAAAGGATTACATAGAAGAATACGACGCCGAAAACTGGGAGAATATGTCGGGCGCGACCACGCTTGAAAAGCACAACAACGCAAAAATGGAAGCGGCGATCGAACTCGTTTACAGTACGACGGTCGGCGCAAACGACGAGAACGGCAAATTCAAATACGAATATTCCCAGTTTGCCCTGACCATTCTTTCCAGCGGCAGCACGAATACGCTGTTGACCGAAATGCAGGCGGACGAAAAATCCAAGATCATCGACAATACGGCGGGCGACAATCTCGTAAGGTCGATTTCGGGCATCACCACCTCGAAAGTCGATACCTTTGCGGGCGAAAAGTTGGACGGCGAGTACGATATGCTTTCCATTAAAATTAAAAACGTCGACCCCAAGGCGATCTGGAACTTTGCCTTTACGGTGGCTCCCTTGCATTATTATTCGTACGCAGGCGCGGGAGATGAAGGGGAATGGAACGTCAAAAATAATTTCGGCGTCCGCTATAACGATACCGATTTTATGAACAACGTCTTAAAAGACAGCGAAAAACTGGGCGTTCCCGTAGGAGCAGGCCCTTACAAGGCGAGCAAAGAGAGGGGACTGGGCGAAAACGAATTGTATCCCTCCAAGAACGAATTCAAAAAGAACAACCGCGTCTATTACGAGCGCAATACCTATTTTGATTTGGTCGATGGCAAAAAGGGCGGCGAAATTCAGAATGCAAAGGTCAAATATTTGCAATATCAGATCGTCAACTCGAATTTTCTGCTCGATTCGCTTTCCGAGAAAGAAATCGACGTGGGGAACGTTAACGCGACGGCCGCAAACGTCAAGCGTATCAACGGCATCGATTATTTAAAGGGCGACACCACGCGCACCAACGGTTACGGTTACGTGGGAATCAACGCCGCCAAAATTGCAGACGTCTGGATGCGCCGCGCGATCATGAAGGCGATGGATACCACGATTATCAGCAACGGTTATTACAACGGCGGCCTGTGCGACCTGATTTACCGTCCCATATCCATGGAATCCTGGGCGTATCCGAAAAACGACGCGGCTGAGAGGCCTTACGCCTTTACCGACGATCTGGGGTATGAAGTGGATTACGTTTACGACGGTTCGGGCGCCGATATTGCGAAAATGCTTGCCGCTCACGGTTATCAGGTCAGCAACGATAATAAAGTCCTTGCCGATCCCGACGGCAATAAATTGCCCAAGATCACCTTTACCATCGCGGGCGAATCCAACGATCACCCCGCATGGCAGATGTTCAAGAACGCGGAAAATGTTCTGGAAGGCATCGGTTTCACGATCGACGTAAAGACCGATCAGTTTGCGCTGCAAAAACTTTCCAAGGGCGAACTTACCGTTTGGGCGGCTGCCTGGTCGAGCACGATCGATCCGGATATGTACCAGGTTTACCACAAAGATTCCAACGCGGGCAGCACCTTGAACTGGGGCTACCGCGCCATTAAGGCGGACAAACAGAAATACGCCTACGAATGGGGCGTTATCGAGGAACTTTCCGATCTGATCGACCGCGCCCGTACCTTTATCGAAGAACCTCCCCGCAAGGATATTTACGCCAAGGCGCTCGATCTCATTATGGAACTTGCCGTGGAAATGCCCACGTATCAGCGTAACGATCTGACCGTCTATAACATTTCTAAGATCGATACAAAAACGGTCAATCAGAATCCTACGTCTTACGACGGTATCTTTGCGAAAATTTGGGAAGTCGGATACGTCAGATAA
- a CDS encoding ABC transporter permease, with translation MVKYIIKRILLAIVILFGVSVIIYSLVRMMPGDFITNKFMQMVIDGKMSEKEFNRLLEVYGLADRSFWGILKGYFTWIGNVFQGDLGRSFKYEDSVSTIIVENMGISFGIAFAALILEFIIAIPLGVKAATNQYGVVDYSASVLSMIGTALPTFFFAAICIQLFSVQLGWFPVNGLTSTLPSDATEWTRFWDKIWHLVIPVFIMVFLSVGSLMRYTRTNTLEVLNADYIRTARAKGLSEGKVIYKHAFRNTLIPLVTLLAGTLPGLFSGAMITEQMFAIPGIGLKAYEALKAGDIPFIMGYNMFLAILTVLGTLLADLMYAVVDPRVKILK, from the coding sequence ATGGTTAAATATATCATCAAGAGGATACTGCTCGCCATCGTCATACTGTTCGGCGTATCCGTCATCATTTATTCGCTCGTCCGCATGATGCCGGGAGATTTCATTACCAATAAATTCATGCAGATGGTTATCGACGGCAAGATGAGCGAGAAAGAATTCAACCGCCTGTTAGAGGTGTACGGTCTTGCGGATCGTTCGTTCTGGGGTATCTTAAAAGGGTATTTCACATGGATCGGCAATGTGTTCCAAGGGGATCTCGGCCGCTCGTTCAAGTACGAAGACAGCGTCAGCACGATCATCGTCGAGAACATGGGCATCTCCTTCGGCATTGCCTTTGCGGCGCTCATTCTCGAATTCATCATCGCGATCCCGCTCGGCGTCAAGGCGGCGACCAACCAATACGGCGTCGTAGACTATTCCGCAAGCGTCCTTTCGATGATCGGAACGGCTCTGCCGACCTTCTTCTTCGCGGCGATCTGTATCCAGTTGTTCTCGGTGCAGTTGGGGTGGTTCCCCGTCAACGGACTGACGAGCACGCTCCCGTCCGACGCAACCGAGTGGACAAGGTTCTGGGATAAGATCTGGCATCTGGTCATACCCGTGTTCATCATGGTATTCCTTTCCGTCGGCTCGCTGATGCGATACACGCGCACCAACACGTTGGAAGTGCTCAATGCAGACTATATCCGTACGGCGCGCGCCAAGGGTCTGAGCGAGGGGAAAGTCATCTATAAACACGCTTTCAGAAATACTTTGATCCCGCTCGTCACGCTGCTTGCGGGCACGCTGCCGGGACTTTTCAGCGGCGCGATGATCACGGAGCAGATGTTTGCCATTCCCGGTATCGGGCTGAAAGCGTATGAGGCGCTCAAAGCGGGCGATATTCCTTTTATCATGGGATATAATATGTTCCTCGCCATTCTGACTGTTTTGGGAACGCTGCTCGCCGACCTGATGTACGCGGTCGTCGACCCCCGCGTTAAAATTTTGAAGTAG
- a CDS encoding ABC transporter permease: MSEKDQNKNADEVVPNEEFENLSPLQATGRPVNDSATEYAETALVSRGEAPEEKLEDRIKTLSPGAMVAKRFFRSKLSVVGLVTLILLFAFSFFGPLLQLVCPAIWQQDEVDRSQGKIIEINRPYEYQDADGETQVAYEYSATPNSFNFDAPVSPTHLLGTDRNGYDIFSRLMYGGRISLTLGFVVVILETLLGVFLGGLAGYFGKWVDMLIMRIVDIFNCIPTLPIMLIISYMLDANGVADMPKLYIMMAMLTLIGWAGVARMVRGQILYLREQEYMMAAECTGISVWRKLFKHLLPNVLPQLIVSMTLGLGGIILTEATLGFLGLGVPADFATWGNMINVLTSEVSYWGAYPNQWVPVGICIVLAVLAFNFVGDGLRDAFDPKMKR; encoded by the coding sequence ATGAGCGAGAAAGATCAAAATAAAAACGCGGACGAGGTCGTGCCCAACGAAGAATTCGAAAACCTGTCGCCCCTGCAGGCGACGGGGCGGCCCGTCAACGACAGCGCAACAGAGTACGCCGAAACGGCGCTTGTTTCCCGCGGCGAAGCCCCCGAAGAAAAACTCGAAGACCGCATCAAGACGTTATCGCCGGGGGCGATGGTCGCAAAGCGGTTCTTCCGTTCCAAACTGTCGGTCGTAGGGCTGGTGACGCTCATACTTTTATTCGCATTTTCCTTTTTCGGACCGCTTTTGCAACTCGTCTGTCCCGCGATCTGGCAACAGGACGAAGTGGACCGTAGCCAGGGCAAGATCATCGAGATCAATCGTCCTTACGAATATCAGGACGCAGACGGCGAAACGCAGGTCGCTTACGAATACAGCGCCACGCCGAACAGTTTCAATTTCGATGCTCCCGTCAGTCCCACGCATTTACTGGGTACGGACAGAAACGGCTACGATATTTTTTCCCGTCTGATGTACGGGGGAAGGATCTCTTTGACGTTGGGTTTTGTCGTCGTCATCCTGGAAACGCTTTTAGGCGTTTTTCTGGGGGGCTTGGCAGGATATTTCGGCAAGTGGGTGGATATGCTCATCATGCGAATCGTGGATATATTCAACTGTATCCCGACGCTGCCGATCATGTTGATTATCAGTTATATGCTTGACGCAAACGGAGTGGCGGACATGCCGAAACTCTATATCATGATGGCGATGCTCACGCTGATCGGCTGGGCGGGCGTCGCGCGCATGGTACGGGGGCAGATCCTCTATCTTCGGGAGCAGGAATATATGATGGCAGCCGAATGTACGGGCATCAGCGTATGGCGAAAGTTATTCAAACACCTTTTGCCTAACGTCCTGCCGCAACTCATCGTTTCCATGACGCTGGGGCTCGGCGGCATAATTCTGACCGAAGCGACGCTCGGATTTTTGGGACTGGGCGTTCCCGCCGACTTTGCGACCTGGGGCAACATGATCAACGTGCTTACGAGCGAAGTTTCCTATTGGGGCGCATATCCGAACCAGTGGGTCCCCGTCGGTATCTGTATCGTGCTCGCGGTGCTCGCCTTCAACTTTGTCGGCGACGGTCTGCGCGACGCGTTCGACCCCAAAATGAAGAGGTAG